The following are from one region of the Rhinoraja longicauda isolate Sanriku21f chromosome 3, sRhiLon1.1, whole genome shotgun sequence genome:
- the znf367 gene encoding zinc finger protein 367 has translation MAENQVLCGSPKRVSVIKTTPIKPKRVDVTPTSPGFSDFMVYPWKWGENAHNVTLSLSPGPGASCTDNRDLQRRPAAATPISMSKHLEDGTRRGRPRAELIRDLINEGEHSSSRIRCNTCNRVFPREKSLQAHKRTHTGERPYLCDYPNCGKAFVQSGQLKTHQRLHTGEKPFVCSETGCGSRFTHANRRCSKHPNARLRRDEASNGASKAQAADNDAVAEWLTKYWETREQRVPSIKNTGQKADQEQQDPMEFLQSDEDEDEEKNGSHAAARRRVQEQRERLHGALALIELANLTKA, from the exons ATGGCGGAAAACCAGGTCCTCTGCGGTTCTCCTAAACGCGTTTCTGTCATTAAAACCACCCCGATTAAACCCAAACGCGTGGATGTGACGCCCACCAGCCCCGGCTTCAGTGATTTCATGGTGTATCCCTGGAAGTGGGGTGAGAACGCACACAATGTCACCCTCAGCCTCAGCCCCGGCCCCGGCGCCTCCTGCACCGACAACAGGGACCTCCAGCGCAGACCCGCCGCTGCT ACACCCATCTC GATGAGCAAGCATTTAGAA GATGGAACAAGACGTGGCCGCCCAAGAGCGGAGCTAATTCGTGATCTGATAAATGAGGGTGAGCACTCCTCCAGCAGAATCCGCTGCAATACCTGCAACCGAGTGTTTCCTCGCGAGAAGTCCTTGCAAGCTCACAAGAGAACACACACCG gtgaaAGACCTTATTTATGTGACTATCCAAACTGTGGGAAAGCATTTGTTCAGAGTGGGCAGCTAAAAACCCACCAACGCCTTCACACAGGGGAAAAGCCGTTTGTTTGCTCCGAAACTG GTTGCGGAAGCAGGTTCACACATGCCAATCGTCGTTGTTCCAAGCATCCTAATGCACGTTTACGGAGAGATGAAGCATCTAACGGGGCGTCCAAGGCACAGGCTGCGGACAACGATGCTGTTGCAGAGTGGCTGACAAA ATACTGGGAGACGCGAGAGCAGCGCGTGCCTTCCATTAAGAACACGGGCCAGAAGGCTGACCAGGAACAGCAGGATCCCATGGAGTTCCTCCAGTCTGACGAAGATGAGGACGAAGAGAAGAATGGCTCCCACGCTGCAGCGCGTCGCCGCGTGCAGGAGCAACGGGAGCGGCTGCACGGCGCCCTAGCTCTCATCGAGCTGGCAAACTTAACTAAAGCGTGA